One genomic segment of Panicum virgatum strain AP13 chromosome 2N, P.virgatum_v5, whole genome shotgun sequence includes these proteins:
- the LOC120658831 gene encoding ent-kaur-16-ene synthase, chloroplastic-like, with protein sequence MVPAQGSPQTPRFPQFVQWIQQNQNDDGSWGLGNLDLSLLGKDAITSTTACILALKRWSIGNEQIMKGLHFIRENYSRIKDENCFSPVGFNLIFPRMITIGIDMGLEFPLSESDIDWVSGLREMELLSVEASRRNGYYMAYVAEGLGDMQEINQALMYQRKNGSLFNSPAATAAAAIHTQDPGSLMYLDFLAEKCSSSVPTVYPMDIYSQLCLVDTLEKIGIAHHFPSEIKHIVNMVYRSWLEKDEEIIMDMETCAMAFRILRVHGYDISSDALSHLAHQVLRFNSSVSDDVNNAKALLELYKASRIRIFEDEWSLDNIESCTRKLLNQQFCSRKFQGSRTLQEGEYGLKFPFYPGTLEPAQQKWTIERYDIKHVQMRKSAFMAPHSDERFLTLAIEEFRSSQSVYQEELACIKRWAEEIGLHQLKFARVMPLDVFVFMASTVFAPELYDASIAWMKNSILTTVVDDFFENQGSIEELKNLVALIEKWDAHEEVGFCSENVEALFYAVYSTNSQIGAKAEEIQNRSIMCHIAEVWSDVVRAYMIEQEWTRERHVPTMQEYMCAAEVSIALGAIVAPSLYLVGPKLSEGMIRSSEYKDLLRHMRTSVRFLNDLGTYKKEMTHGCINSVLLKARVSDLSMSPASIETAKTGICEAIADSQRELLRLVLRDGGPIPRLCRDIFWNTYRIGQRFYSQGDGFGMPQELVAAVNAVVHEPLNKEVMLPPRKKRGYSSALV encoded by the exons ATGGTACCAGCGCAAGGCTCTCCTCAGACACCACGGTTTCCACAATTTGTGCAGTGGATCCAACAAAACCAAAACGATGATGGTTCTTGGGGCCTTGGCAACCTCGACCTGAGTTTGCTTGGCAAGGATGCCATCACCTCAACAACGGCTTGCATTCTTGCCCTCAAGAGATGGAGCATCGGGAATGAGCAGATCATGAAAG GGCTCCATTTTATCAGAGAAAATTATTCCAGGATAAAGGATGAGAACTGTTTTTCACCCGTAGGGTTCAACCTCATCTTCCCAAGAATGATAACGATCGGTATAGATATGGGCTTGGAATTTCCGCTTAGTGAATCTGATATTGATTGGGTATCAGGACTTCGAGAAATGGAATTATTAAG TGTTGAGGCTTCTAGACGAAATGGTTATTATATGGCATATGTAGCAGAAGGATTAGGAGACATGCAAGAAATAAATCAGGCCCTGATGTATCAAAGAAAGAATGGATCCTTATTTAACTCGCCTGCTGCAACTGCTGCTGCAGCAATCCACACCCAAGATCCTGGTTCTCTCATGTACTTGGATTTCCTTGCAGAAAAGTGTAGCAGCTCAG TTCCAACTGTGTATCCAATGGACATATATTCCCAACTTTGCTTGGTAGACACCCTTGAAAAGATTGGAATTGCCCACCATTTTCCTTCAGAGATAAAACACATAGTGAATATGGTATACAG ATCCTGGTTGGAAAAGGATGAAGAGATCATAATGGACATGGAGACTTGCGCAATGGCATTCCGCATCCTGCGCGTGCATGGATATGACATCTCATCTG ATGCACTTTCTCACCTTGCTCACCAGGTTTTAAGGTTCAACAGTTCAGTAAGTGATGATGTAAACAATGCAAAGGCTTTGCTTGAATTATACAAAGCTTCACGGATACGCATATTTGAAGACGAGTGGTCTCTGGACAATATTGAATCATGTACAAGAAAACTGCTGAACCAGCAATTTTGCTCCAGGAAATTTCAAGGATCACGAACGCTCCAAGAG GGAGAGTATGGTCTTAAATTCCCATTCTACCCTGGCACATTGGAACCAGCTCAGCAGAAGTGGACCATAGAGCGATACGACATCAAGCATGTCCAGATGCGAAAATCAGCATTCAT GGCACCTCACTCAGATGAACGTTTTCTAACATTAGCCATTGAAGAGTTCCGTTCCTCCCAATCGGTATACCAGGAAGAACTTGCTTGCATTAAGAG ATGGGCGGAAGAGATTGGATTGCACCAGCTCAAGTTCGCCAGAGTTATGCCACTGGATGTCTTTGTCTTCATGGCTTCCACTGTGTTTGCTCCTGAACTATATGACGCCAGCATTGCGTGGATGAAGAATAGTATTCTTACGACGGTAGTTGATGACTTCTTCGAAAACCAAGGATCTATAGAAGAGTTAAAGAACCTTGTTGCACTAATTGAAAA ATGGGACGCACATGAAGAGGTTGGGTTCTGCTCTGAGAACGTAGAAGCTTTATTTTATGCAGTTTACAGCACCAACAGCCAAATAGGGGCAAAGGCAGAAGAGATACAGAACCGGAGCATCATGTGCCACATTGCTGAAGTT TGGTCCGATGTGGTGAGGGCGTACATGATCGAGCAAGAGTGGACACGGGAAAGGCACGTACCGACCATGCAAGAGTACATGTGTGCCGCCGAAGTAAGCATTGCATTGGGTGCTATCGTTGCCCCATCGTTGTACTTGGTCGGACCAAAGCTTTCGGAAGGCATGATAAGGAGTTCGGAGTACAAGGATCTGCTTAGACATATGCGTACCAGCGTTCGCTTCCTGAACGATCTGGGCACTTACAAAAAGGAGATGACTCACGGATGCATCAACAGCGTCCTGCTGAAAGCACGTGTTAGCGACCTGTCGATGTCACCAGCGTCCATCGAAACTGCCAAGACGGGCATTTGTGAGGCCATTGCTGACTCTCAGAGGGAGCTGTTGCGGCTGGTGCTTAGGGATGGGGGTCCAATTCCTAGGCTGTGCAGGGACATTTTCTGGAATACCTACAGAATAGGACAACGGTTCTACTCGCAGGGAGACGGCTTTGGCATGCCGCAAGAATTGGTGGCGGCGGTGAATGCGGTGGTTCATGAGCCACTTAATAAAGAGGTAATGCTTCCACCCCGCAAGAAAAGAGGGTATTCTTCAGCACTGGTGTGA
- the LOC120658832 gene encoding dolabradiene monooxygenase-like, which translates to MDTNDVYYVYLGLALISMLLVVAKGSRRGRSPAHGQGLRLPPGPWQVPIIGSLHHIAGRKLPHRALRDLARRYGPVMMLRIGEVPTVVVSSREAAIEVMKTHDLAFASRPQTATGRVITKEGRDIAFAPYGEHWRQLRKVAITELLSVRRVLSYRAIREGEVAAMLRDLAGAAAASRPVEMRARLAALVSDTTLRAVVGGRWEERDAFLRELSRASVLVAGFNLADLWPSSWLAGRLSGVVPRAQVCIDRIYGLLDGVIDAHRRKARNAGDAAGPEDLIHVLLRLQKDGELPLDMDVIKAVIFDIFGAGSDTSSTTLEWALAELVRNPRVMRKAQAELRAAFGGAGRVREQALGQLQYLPLVVRETLRLHAPAPLLLPRQSREPCRVLGYDVPEGTMVLVNVWALARDERYWPNAPAEFRPERYECESRGVDMKGTNFELLPFGAGRRICPGLAFGLANIELALASLLFHFDWELPGQSDPAELDMTEIFGANTRRKAELLLRPVIRVPVPTAI; encoded by the exons ATGGATACTAATGATGTCTACTACGTTTACCTCGGCCTGGCTCTCATATCTATGCTACTAGTGGTCGCGAAGGGCAGCCGTCGTGGTCGCTCCCCGGCACACGGGCAGGGCCTGCGCCTGCCGCCGGGGCCATGGCAGGTGCCGATCATCGGCAGCCTACATCACATAGCCGGGAGGAAGCTCCCGCACCGCGCGCTGCGTGACCTGGCTCGGCGCTATGGGCCGGTGATGATGCTCCGAATCGGCGAGGTCCCCACGGTGGTGGTGTCCTCGCGGGAGGCGGCGATCGAGGTGATGAAGACGCACGACCTGGCGTTCGCGTCGCGGCCGCAGACCGCCACGGGGCGCGTGATCACCAAGGAGGGCCGCGACATCGCGTTCGCTCCCTACGGGGAGCACTGGCGCCAGCTCCGGAAGGTGGCCATCACGGAGCTGCTCAGCGTGCGCCGGGTGCTCTCCTACCGCGCCATCCGCGAGGGCGAGGTGGCCGCGATGCtgcgcgacctcgccggcgccgcggcggcgtcccgcCCCGTGGAGATGCGGGCGCGGTTGGCCGCGCTGGTGTCCGACACAACGCTCCGTGCCGTGGTGGGTGGACGGTGGGAGGAGCGCGACGCGTTCCTCCGGGAGCTGTCCCGCGCCAGCGTGCTCGTGGCGGGGTTCAACCTGGCCGACCTCTGGCCTTCCTCGTGGCTCGCCGGCCGGCTCAGCGGCGTCGTGCCCCGCGCCCAGGTGTGCATCGACAGAATCTACGGGCTGCTCGACGGCGTCATCGACGCGCATCGCCGGAAGGCTAGGAACGCAGGCGACGCCGCCGGGCCCGAGGACCTTATCCACGTGCTGCTGAGGTTGCAGAAGGATGGAGAGCTTCCGCTTGACATGGATGTCATTAAAGCCGTCATCTTT GACATCTTCGGCGCGGGCAGCGACACGTCGTCGACCACGTTGGAGTGGGCCCTGGCGGAGCTGGTCAGGAACCCCAGGGTGATGCGCAAGGCACAGGCGGAGCTGCGCGCGGccttcggcggcgccggccgggtgCGCGAGCAGGCGCTCGGGCAGCTCCAGTACCTGCCCCTGGTGGTGCGGGAGACGCTCCGGCTgcacgcgccggcgccgctgctgctgccgcgccaGTCCCGGGAGCCGTGCCGCGTGCTCGGATACGACGTGCCGGAGGGCACCATGGTGCTGGTCAACGTCTGGGCCTTGGCCCGCGACGAGCGGTACTGGCCCAACGCGCCCGCGGAGTTCCGGCCCGAGCGCTACGAGTGCGAGTCACGTGGCGTCGACATGAAGGGCACCAACTTCGAGCTGCTGCCGTTCGGAGCTGGACGGAGGATTTGCCCGGGGTTGGCGTTTGGGCTCGCCAACATCGAGCTCGCACTCGCCAGCCTCCTGTTCCACTTCGACTGGGAGCTGCCCGGCCAATCTGATCCGGCGGAGTTGGACATGACGGAGATTTTCGGCGCCAACACGCGCCGCAAGGCCGAACTATTGCTTCGACCTGTCATTCGCGTTCCCGTACCCACCGCAATCTAG
- the LOC120660425 gene encoding probable 2-oxoglutarate-dependent dioxygenase AOP1.2: MIGKVDLRGLQPGGPGWEEAKTVVTASMEAHGAVLVSHSAFGPDLRQALFGRAAPEFFALPMDSKQRLVSGPLNGYLGPRPEAPAFESARVFERTLDGRVVRNSADVVWPDDGNPTFRDTVTRYAENMLDLKRMLVTMILESMGVRKEHVDTFLESPNYSVRPSC; the protein is encoded by the exons ATGATCGGCAAGGTGGACCTCCGCGGGCTGCAGCCCGGCGGCCCGGGGTGGGAGGAAGCCAAGACCGTGGTGACCGCGTCCATGGAGGCACACGGCGCCGTCCTCGTCTCCCACAGCGCCTTCGGCCCGGACCTCCGGCAGGCCCTgttcggccgcgccgcgccggagtTCTTCGCGCTCCCCATGGACTCCAAGCAGCGGCTCGTATCCGGCCCGCTCAACGGGTACCTCGGGCCGAGGCCTGAAGCGCCGGCGTTCGAGAGCGCCCGCGTCTTCGAGAGGACCCTCGATGGCCGCGTCGTGCGCAACTCGGCCGACGTGGTCTGGCCTGACGACGGCAACCCAACGTTCCG TGACACGGTCACGAGGTACGCCGAGAACATGCTGGATCTGAAGAGGATGCTGGTGACGATGATCCTGGAGAGCATGGGCGTCCGGAAGGAGCACGTCGACACGTTCCTCGAGTCGCCCAACTACAGCGTGCGGCCGTCGtgttag